The sequence TTGAGTATATATCAAGGTATAGATTTGCATATGAGTCTTCTCTAAGGTTCTGGGCTCTTCTTGTGTTTAAAGCCCAGTAATTAAACATTGAACCTACCCATGTGACTTCATAGTCTCCAAAATTCTTTCTTGGATAAAATACAGCCTGAGACACGACAGCTCCGCTTTTTCTTTTTTCTGCCAGTATAGATAAAGATGTTCCAGAAGCTGTTCTCATTAAGATATACCTTATGAATTTTGTGAGATGTCTTTTTATCTCAAGTGCATTTTTTGCATTTAAGAAAGAATCAGGTTCTCCGTCTCCGTTTTTATCCCAGTCAGGTGAGGAAGGAGGAAGTGGTGTACAGGCGCTACCTCTTCCGCAATTATCTCCAATACAACAATCATCCATTTCACAAGTATCCCATGGATATTGGGTTCCTGAACCGTTCCATAAAGAGCTATCGCTGTCAGTTCCATCAGGCCATACTTTATCTCTATTGAAAGAACCGTATACGGCAACATTTTTAAGAGATTGTTCTCCTGTTCCTCCAAGGAACAAACCAAGAGCAAATACACCATCTACGCTGATATCAAATACATTTCCGCTGGAGCTTGCAAGCTGTCTAAGTATCTGAACATGCATCTGATATGCAGGAACAACTGGATCTGCAGAATTGTTTTCAAACCCCGTATCGATTTCACAGGTTCCTGATATTGGGTAACCTCCTCTGTTCCACTGTCCATCTGAAGCAAGAATGACAAAGTTTTTTGCACAGGGTGCAGGAATACAATCTTCTCCCTTGTAGTCACATATATAATTAGGATCTTTGTATGTTCCAGGATCTATATCAAAGCCATTGTCATAAAAATGATCATTACTTTGTTTAAAGTAATCATAAGCTTCCCACATAGCAGGAGCTGTTCCTGTTCCTCCTCCGGGATCAACGTAGTTTATAGCTCTTTTTAAATATGTATACGGATGATCTGGATCCGCAATTTGACCGTCTAAATAGTCTCCTATATATACTTTGTGATCATAAATTGATGAAGAATAAAATATAGCTCCAAACCTTGGTCTGTTTTCCTGATCTTCAAATATCTGGAGGATACCTCTTATCCGGGATTTAGGAACTTGAACATCTGAGTAAGATCCATAACTATCAAGTATACATGTATCTCCTGTACATGCAAGATCAGGATCGCATGAAGCGCTATCTATAGAGTCACAACCTCTTGGTCTTCCTCCGGTTATAGCCCATCTAAGAAGATCAACTCTCCTCATTAAACGGTAATTTAAGCAACTACCAGTATATACTCTGTTTAGATATATTGTACTGGGACATCCATTTTGTGGAGTATCGGATGTTTCTACCCATGCATATATGTCAAAGTCATATCTGTAAGCTTTATCAGGTATAAAATATCCTTCTTCCTCTCCTGTATAATCATCAGCATATGCAGCCCAGCTCATAGAACCACTTTTATCTATTACAAAAAGGATATTTGGAGGGACAGAGGTTGATAGAAAAGGTGGTGTAGCGCAGTAGTTTGCCATTTCTGCTCTGGAGGGTTTCCCTATCATAAGTACTGCTGTTATTGCTATCAGTAAGATAACTGTTCTTTTTAAAGCCTTCATCTTGCTGTCCTCATTTTATTTGGATTTTGTTTATTATTTTTATGATTTCTAAGTTTTTATCTTTTTTTTCACAAGACTCAGAGTTAATTTGGAATGTTATTATTGTATTTTTTTCTATGTTTGATTTTATTTTTGGAGAGATTTTAAACTCCTTTAATCCTTTACAGCTTCCAGATTCTACAAAGATCATGACATGGTTATTTTTTATTTTTTTTACTTCTCCAGTTAAATGAAGATAATCTATGTTATTGGCAAATGCATATGAACTTAAAATCAATAATAGTATTAGAAATTTCTTCATAATAATCCCCCTTTTACATTTTCGTTTTTAATATCTGATTTTTCTATAAAAAAATCGTGAGTGTTATATTGGAATTTTTATTACTGTTAAAAAATCCCTTCCTATATGTGTTTTTATCTCTCCTCCATATCTGGAAAGAAGAAATTCAGCTATCTGAATACCAACACCGGCTCCTTTGTTAACAGAACCTACATCATTTTTTACAAAGATATAGATATTCTTTTTGTCGGTACACATTTTTATATAGATTTTTTCCTCTGAGAACTTAACGGCGTTTTCTATTACAGAGAACAGGATATTTTCAAGGTCATTAGGGTCTGCTTTAATGTAAATATCTTTTAATTTCAGTTTAAGTTTCTTTTCTTTCAGGTTTTCTATAAAATGGTGCAGGATGTCCTCTATCATATCTTTTAGATTTACAGTAGATACGATTTTTTCAGGTTCTCCTAAATTTTTTAATGTTTTTATTGTGAACTTAAAGTCTTTTTCCATAAGGGAGTATGCATTTTCAAGCCTGTTTACAGCTTTTAGTTTGCATTTTGATTTTATAAGATCTATGTTAAGTCTCTGTATTGATAGAAAATTTCCTAACTTGTGGGTGATTGTGAGAACGAGAATCTCTAAATACTGTCTTATATACTCTTCTTTTTTTATGTATTTTACTATTGTGAAATACACAAGAACCATAAGTGATATTACCAGAATGGCTTCCCACATTAAGAGAGTTGTGGCAAATTCTTTTAGTTTTCTGTCTTTGTAGTATCTATCAAAAGCTATATATCTTCCATCAGACATACCTACAATTTCGTACTCTTTTCCTGAAGGAAGATGATCAAATGTTTTTATGTAGGGAGGGAGGATTATTCCCGGATTGTACTTGTATATCTCAAGGTATAGCTTTGTTTCTCTGTATATCTGATTTTCAATGTTGTATTTGAAAAACATAATACTGACAAGATTTATTACAGAAAGACCTAACGTCAAAATAAAGGCAAATGTAATTAAAACCTTATTTTCAAAGGAGAGCAGTTTTCTTTTTACTCTAATTTGTATCCCCTCCCTTTATATGTTTTTATTGCTTCTTTAGGAAGAATTTTCCTCAGTTCTTTTATGTAAGTTCTCACTATTTCATCCCCTACAGGCTTATCTCCCCATACATGGTTCAGTATTCTTTCTGTTTCGACGACGGAACCTCTGTTTTTTATTAGATAGTATAACAGTTCCCACGCTGTTTTAGAGAGTTTTATCTCTTTACCTTTTTTCTTGATTGTTTTGCTGGAAAGATTAATCTCAACATCACCTATTTTGAGAGTTTCATCAATATGTCTTCTTTTTGCAAGGGCATTTATTCTGAGAAGCAGTTCTTTTGGATTAAATGGTTTTGTAAGGTAGTCGTCAGCTCCAAGGTTGAAACATCTTTCTTTATCTTTTATGTCTGACTTGGCTGTGAGGATAATAACTGGAGTGTTTATATTTTTGCTTCTCAGTTCTCTTAGAATATCTTCTCCTTTTGAGTATTTAAGCATAAGGTCAAGGACTATTACATCGTACTGTTCAAAATTGTAGATATGTTCTACCTCTCTATCGTCCTGTATCCAGTGGACTTCTATACCCTGTTCAGAAAGGTACTCTTCAAGACTTTCCCCTAAAATAGGGTCATCTTCAATAAGCAAAACTCTCATTCTCTCCCCAAAATTTTTTACAATTTTAAATAAATTATCGGTCAAGGAGCAAAATTATGAAAGTTGTAGCAATTTTACTTGCAGCTGGTTCAGGGAAAAGATTTGGTGAGAAAAAGCAGTTTATAAAGCTGAAAGGTGAACCTCTTTTTCAGTATTCGTTAAACACAGTTAACAAAATCGAGGAGATTACAGATATTGTTCTTGTGCTTCCGGAGGAAGACATAGATAGAGTTAAAATATTTTCATTTAAAAATGTGATGAAAGTAATAGGAGGTAAAGAAAGGCAAGATTCTGTTTATAATGCTTTAAAGGCTATTGAAAATGCTGATATTGTAGTGGTTCACGATACAGCAAGACCCTTTGCGACGGAGAAAATGTTTATAGACGGTATAAAAAATGTAAAAAAAGGTTGGGATGGAAGTATTACAGCAATAAAAGCAAGGGATACTATCAAAGAGGTTGAAAAAGGTATAGTAAAAAAAACGCTCAACAGAGAAAAATTGTTTATTATCCAAACTCCCCAAACCTTTGTTTTTGAGAAACTTGTTTATGCTCATGAAAAGGCAAAGAAGGAAAATGTATACGGGACAGATGACTCTTTTTTGATGGAAAGGGAAGGGTTCAGAATTACCGTTAATGAGGGTTCTTTCCTGAACTTTAAGGTGACAACCAAAGAAGACATAATCCTTGCAAACTGTCTGATAAAAGATAAAAAACCCTTTTAAATTTTTATACTGAGATTAAATTTATTTATAGAGAAATAACCTGGAGGGATGTGAAAATGCCTAACAACGAAGAGACCAAGATTGACATGGAACTGTACTACAAAAGATTCCTTGCTCTTTTTGAGGAAGTAAAAAAAGATTATCCAACTTTTGTTGAAGGTTTTATGAAGTTTTTTCAGGCAACAGAAGGTCCGGGAGCTATAGATAAAAAGACAAAAGAACTGATTTCTGTTGCCCTGTCTGTAAAATCCCAATGTCCTTACTGTATATCCTTTCATGTTAAAAATGCTATAGCTGAAGGAGCAACAAGGGCAGAGATCGTAGAATCAGCAATGGTTGCTGCTCTAATGGGTGGAGGTCCAGCTGTTGCTTATATGAAATATGTTTTTGATGCCTGTGAGCAGTTTGGAGCTAAATAGCTACATAATAGGGTTTTCTTTTGAGCGATATGTATCGAGGTGGGATGTAGAGTTTATCAGCCTAATAGAAACTTGAGGATTTGATACCTGTATAATGGATATTCCTGTATTCGAATGCTTAAATGCCCACAGATTTTCAAATCCTATATTACATGCCACACACAAAATTCCCTGTATAGATCCTCCGTGTCCGACGACAAGAATGTTTTTTTCTTCTCTATTTAGAAGGTCTTTGTAAAAGGATTTTATCCTGTTCTCAAAATCTTTCAGATCTTCTTGAGAAGGAAGGGGGCAAGCCACCGGATTTTTTAGCCAGTTGTTAAATGTGTGGTAATCTGTTTGAAATATATGTTCGTAACTTCTTCCCTCCCATTCTCCGAAGCTCATCTCTCTAATTCTACTGTCTTTTTCTACAGCTAGATCAAGGACATCTCCTATTATTGTTGCAGTCCTGTAAGCTCTTTTCAGGTCTGAGCTTATTATTTTTTCTATAGGAAAATTTTTTAAAGTTTCTGCTGCAAGTCTTGCCTGAACAATACCTGCAGGTGTAAGATCGGTGTCTATATGACCCTGAACTATTCTTTTTGCGTTGTACTCGCTTTCTCCATGCCTGATCAAAATAATATTTTTCATTCCACCTCCAGCATAACAGGTATCTCTTTGCAGTCGTTGAACTTTACACAGTGAATACACTCAGTCCAAACTTTTTGGGGAAATTCTGATTTGTCTACCACTCTAAAGCCTATTTTCTGGAAAAAATCCGGAACATAAGTAAGGGCAAAAACTTTTTTTATTCCCAGTTGTTTTGCCTCTTTAATACATTCCTCAACTAATTGTTTCCCTATTCCCTTTCCCTGATATTCAGGCAAAACAGCAAGAGATTTTATCTCTGCAAGGTCTTCCCAAAAAATATGTAGAGAACCTATACCGGCAATCCTACCATTTTCTTCATAAACATAAAAATCCCTTATATTTTCATATATACTGTTCAGGCTTCTTGGTAAAAGGACCCCTTCTATAGCAAACTTCTGGAGTATATTAAAGATCTCTTTTGCATCTTTTACAGTTGCCTTTCTTATCAATCCTTCTTTTTCCTGCCTCTTTTCTTTTTAATTCTTTTTTCAAAATCCTTTATAGCTATCTTGAATACTTCATCTATATGTTCAACAAATATTAGGTTTATATCCCTTCTTGCAAAAGGTGGAATATCTTCCATCACTTCATCTTTATTGTCTTTAGGTAAAATAACATCTTTTATTCCTGCCCTTTTTGCTGCAAGTATTTTTTCTTTTAGACCTCCTACAGGTAAAACTTTTCCTCTGAGGGTTATCTCTCCTGTCATAGCAACATCAGACCTTACAGGAAGCTGTGTAAACAGAGAACATATAGCTGTTGCTATTGATATTCCTGCAGAGGGACCATCTTTAGGTATCGCACCTGCAGGGACATGAACGTGAACATCGTATTTTTGGAAATCTTTAGGATCTATTCTGTACTCTTCAGCTTTTGATTTTACATATGACAAAGCCGTCATAGCTGATTCTTTCATTACATCCCCAAGGGATCCTGTCAATATTAACTGTCCTTTTCCGGGCATTTTAGTTGCTTCTATTTTCAGTATCTCTCCTCCAACTTCTGTCCATGCAAGACCTGTAACAACCCCTATTTCGTCTTCTTTTTCTTTTTCCGGCATATAAAGGGGAGCCCCTAAGAATTTTTTCACAAGAGATTTTGTTATTCTGTACTTTTTCTTTTTCCCTGATAATGCTATCTCTTTTGCTATCTTCCTGAGGACAGCATTTATCTGCCTTTCAAGACTTCTTACTCCGGCTTCTCTGGTGTAATGTCTTATCAAGAACTTAAGTCCTGCATCTGTAAATTCTACATATTTTGGTTTCAGTCCAGTTTCTTTAAGCTGCCTTGGTATAAGATAGTTTTTAGCGATGTAAAGTTTTTCTTCTTCTGAATATCCGGGAATCCTGATAACTTCCATCCTATCAAGTAAAGGTCTTGGTATAGTGTCTATCCTGTTTGCTGTACATATAAACATCACCTCTGATAGATCAAAAGGAACACCAAGGTAGTGGTCTACAAACTCTTTGTTTTGTTCAGGATCTAAAACTTCTAAAAGTGCCGAAGCAGGATCCCCTCTAAAGTCTGAAGCTAACTTGTCAACCTCATCAAGCATGAGAACTGGGTTTTTAGTTCCCGCCTGTTTTATAGCCTGTATTATTCTTCCGGGAAGAGCTCCTACATATGTTCTTCTGTGTCCTCTTATCTCTGCTTCGTCCCTTACACCACCTAGGGACTGTCTTACAAATTTTCTTCCTAAAGCCCTTGCAATAGATTTCCCAAGGGAAGTTTTACCTACCCCTGGAGGTCCTACAAAGCAAAGGATTGGACCTTTGATAGCTCTATCTTTTTTTAGTTTCTGGACAGCAAGATACTCAAGAATTCTCTCTTTTACCTTTTCTAAATCGTAATGATCTTCATCTAATATTTTTTTGGCTCTTTTTAAATCAAGCTTATCTTTCGTTCTTTTATTCCATGGGAGTTCTACCAACCAGTCAAGGTATGTTCTTATGACACCTGCTTCTGCAGAATCAGGGTGCATTTTCTCCAGCCTTTTTAGCTGTTTTTCTGCTTCTTTTTTTACATCTTCAGGCATACCAGATTCTTCAATTTTTTTCCTGTACTGCTCAATCTCCTCCTGCCTTTCATCTCTCTCCCCTAACTCTTCCTGAATGGCCTTTATTTGCTGTCTAAGAAAATATTCCCTCTGGTCTTTTTCCATAGACTCCCTTGCAGCTGTCCTGATTTTATGCTGTATTTCAAGAAGACCTACTTCTTTAAGAAGAAGATCGTGAACTTTTCTCAGTCTCTCTAACGGGTCAACAATTTCCAAAATCTTTTGGGCTTCTTCTGATTTGAGATCAAGAATAGAAGCTACAAGGTCTGCAAGTTTCCCCGGTTCTTCTACAGATTTTATTATGTCTAAAAGGTCAGGTATTATCTGTTTTCCCAGACTTACTGCCTTGTCAATCAGATCTCTTATAGAATGTTTTAATGCTTCTACTTCAATGTTTTCCTCGTATGTTTCTTTTTCTTCAAATACCTGAATTTTAACCTTATAAAGATCTGATTCTTTTCTCAGTTCCTGTATTTTTCCCCGTGCGACTCCCTGAACAAGTATTTTTATTCTGTCATCATCAAGTCTCATCATTCTTAGAATTGTAGCTACTGTTCCGATCTGATACAGATCATCACCTCCTGGCTCTTCTATATCCTTGTCTTTTTGTAGAGCCAGAAATATGTACCTGTCGTGGTTTTCTATAGCTTCCTCGATAGCCTTTATAGAGAAAGGTCTTCCTACAAAGATAGGAAAAACCATATATGGAAAGATAACAAGATCTCTTACAGGTAAAAGAGGCAGTTCTTCAGGTATCGGTACCTCTATCTGTTCTTCTTCAAATGGTTGAAGCATTCTTACCTCCTGATTATTATTGTTGTTGCTGAGTAAATAACTTTTCCTTTTGATTTAGGGATGTTTATTATAAGTACCCCGTTCCTAAAAGTTGCTGTAGCTGAGCTTATATCTACATCTCTCTTAAAGTGTATTTTTCTTTTAAATTTTCCTGAAAATCTTTCCATTAGTATATAATTTCCGCTTTTAACAGGTTCTCTTATTCCTGTAATTTCTATATAGGTATCATAACCTTTTATCTCTACATTTTCAGGTTTCACCCCTGGAAGATCAACAATTACCAGATATCTGTCTACTTCTTCTACAATATCTACAGGAGGTTTTATTACATTTAAAGCCGACATCTTCAGACCCTCACAGTTTATAACTGAATTATACATTATATT is a genomic window of Persephonella hydrogeniphila containing:
- a CDS encoding HAMP domain-containing histidine kinase translates to MTLGLSVINLVSIMFFKYNIENQIYRETKLYLEIYKYNPGIILPPYIKTFDHLPSGKEYEIVGMSDGRYIAFDRYYKDRKLKEFATTLLMWEAILVISLMVLVYFTIVKYIKKEEYIRQYLEILVLTITHKLGNFLSIQRLNIDLIKSKCKLKAVNRLENAYSLMEKDFKFTIKTLKNLGEPEKIVSTVNLKDMIEDILHHFIENLKEKKLKLKLKDIYIKADPNDLENILFSVIENAVKFSEEKIYIKMCTDKKNIYIFVKNDVGSVNKGAGVGIQIAEFLLSRYGGEIKTHIGRDFLTVIKIPI
- a CDS encoding Hsp20/alpha crystallin family protein; translated protein: MSALNVIKPPVDIVEEVDRYLVIVDLPGVKPENVEIKGYDTYIEITGIREPVKSGNYILMERFSGKFKRKIHFKRDVDISSATATFRNGVLIINIPKSKGKVIYSATTIIIRR
- a CDS encoding carboxymuconolactone decarboxylase family protein; this translates as MPNNEETKIDMELYYKRFLALFEEVKKDYPTFVEGFMKFFQATEGPGAIDKKTKELISVALSVKSQCPYCISFHVKNAIAEGATRAEIVESAMVAALMGGGPAVAYMKYVFDACEQFGAK
- a CDS encoding N-acetyltransferase yields the protein MIRKATVKDAKEIFNILQKFAIEGVLLPRSLNSIYENIRDFYVYEENGRIAGIGSLHIFWEDLAEIKSLAVLPEYQGKGIGKQLVEECIKEAKQLGIKKVFALTYVPDFFQKIGFRVVDKSEFPQKVWTECIHCVKFNDCKEIPVMLEVE
- the ispD gene encoding 2-C-methyl-D-erythritol 4-phosphate cytidylyltransferase yields the protein MKVVAILLAAGSGKRFGEKKQFIKLKGEPLFQYSLNTVNKIEEITDIVLVLPEEDIDRVKIFSFKNVMKVIGGKERQDSVYNALKAIENADIVVVHDTARPFATEKMFIDGIKNVKKGWDGSITAIKARDTIKEVEKGIVKKTLNREKLFIIQTPQTFVFEKLVYAHEKAKKENVYGTDDSFLMEREGFRITVNEGSFLNFKVTTKEDIILANCLIKDKKPF
- the lon gene encoding endopeptidase La, with protein sequence MLQPFEEEQIEVPIPEELPLLPVRDLVIFPYMVFPIFVGRPFSIKAIEEAIENHDRYIFLALQKDKDIEEPGGDDLYQIGTVATILRMMRLDDDRIKILVQGVARGKIQELRKESDLYKVKIQVFEEKETYEENIEVEALKHSIRDLIDKAVSLGKQIIPDLLDIIKSVEEPGKLADLVASILDLKSEEAQKILEIVDPLERLRKVHDLLLKEVGLLEIQHKIRTAARESMEKDQREYFLRQQIKAIQEELGERDERQEEIEQYRKKIEESGMPEDVKKEAEKQLKRLEKMHPDSAEAGVIRTYLDWLVELPWNKRTKDKLDLKRAKKILDEDHYDLEKVKERILEYLAVQKLKKDRAIKGPILCFVGPPGVGKTSLGKSIARALGRKFVRQSLGGVRDEAEIRGHRRTYVGALPGRIIQAIKQAGTKNPVLMLDEVDKLASDFRGDPASALLEVLDPEQNKEFVDHYLGVPFDLSEVMFICTANRIDTIPRPLLDRMEVIRIPGYSEEEKLYIAKNYLIPRQLKETGLKPKYVEFTDAGLKFLIRHYTREAGVRSLERQINAVLRKIAKEIALSGKKKKYRITKSLVKKFLGAPLYMPEKEKEDEIGVVTGLAWTEVGGEILKIEATKMPGKGQLILTGSLGDVMKESAMTALSYVKSKAEEYRIDPKDFQKYDVHVHVPAGAIPKDGPSAGISIATAICSLFTQLPVRSDVAMTGEITLRGKVLPVGGLKEKILAAKRAGIKDVILPKDNKDEVMEDIPPFARRDINLIFVEHIDEVFKIAIKDFEKRIKKKRGRKKKD
- a CDS encoding histidine phosphatase family protein, whose product is MKNIILIRHGESEYNAKRIVQGHIDTDLTPAGIVQARLAAETLKNFPIEKIISSDLKRAYRTATIIGDVLDLAVEKDSRIREMSFGEWEGRSYEHIFQTDYHTFNNWLKNPVACPLPSQEDLKDFENRIKSFYKDLLNREEKNILVVGHGGSIQGILCVACNIGFENLWAFKHSNTGISIIQVSNPQVSIRLINSTSHLDTYRSKENPIM
- a CDS encoding response regulator transcription factor; protein product: MRVLLIEDDPILGESLEEYLSEQGIEVHWIQDDREVEHIYNFEQYDVIVLDLMLKYSKGEDILRELRSKNINTPVIILTAKSDIKDKERCFNLGADDYLTKPFNPKELLLRINALAKRRHIDETLKIGDVEINLSSKTIKKKGKEIKLSKTAWELLYYLIKNRGSVVETERILNHVWGDKPVGDEIVRTYIKELRKILPKEAIKTYKGRGYKLE